Part of the Chelmon rostratus isolate fCheRos1 chromosome 10, fCheRos1.pri, whole genome shotgun sequence genome is shown below.
AGTCTCTGTCATTGGCATAGGCAATCAGAAAACAACTACGGCTGCCCCGAAAAGATTCACAAAAAGAATATTGTACACccattttgttatttatttagaaagcaagagagagagagagagacatgaagcagTGGACAGAGCTCTGCAAGTTGGGATTAAGTCCGGACAAGACAGAATTTCTGACTGACTTTCAGTTGTATGCAGGAAGGGGGAGTATTAAGTGTCCAGTTTTCCCAACTACACTGAGCATTTACAGCCAACACGTCTGAACTGAAAGCACTGTACAGTTACCGCCCCTCTGGGCTTCACGATGACATCGACAGAGTGTTTGTGAGCGCACGGCCGCGTGCGTGAACTGGTCAaagatgttgtgtgtgttttggcgtGTGTGATATCGAGTGTGTGCCTAATCACGGTCACTGAACATATCCGTATACTAGTCAGGGACGCTGACTACACTAGTATACCCGCCAGTGACACCGAACAGAGCGTGCATATCTGTACACTTGTGTTCTATTTGTTACGATCTCGAAGGCGCATCCTCAAAGCTGATAATGCTGGACTCTGGGTGTGGCGCTCCGCCTGTGGATGGCGCTCCGCTGTTCTGTGACAATGAGgacgaggaggtggaggggagggaggcgcCGACGGGTCCCCCTGCTGGTCTCGGCGTGGAGGAGGAAGGGTCGCGCCCACCCGGGAGGAGCGGCTGCGTGTCGGTTCTGACCTCGTCGTCGTCATCGTCTTCCTCGTCGTCCATGCTGGGCCAAGCAGACTGGTCCTCCACGCGCTTCAGACGCTCGTTCAAAGCCTTGAGGGCCAGTTGTCTGGAAGGAAAAGGGAAACAGATGCATTAATCCCAGAGGGAAGTACGGTCGTGCTACAAGGGAGGTCCGATTGACTTTGGATTGTTTTTGTGCTCCCCCGTGATGTCATCTAATGCATCAAGCTGTGCTACAATTGGTGTATGAAACAAGTCcccaaagaaataaaaacaagagacaTCTACGTAATCCCTCATCTGTTCCTACACTTGTAGAGCAGGGTCAGCAAAAGTGCCTTGATCAAGGGCACCTGGACCAGGTGATGGGCACAATATCTTACGCTACAGATGATGTTGTACCAGTTGAACGATATCTGCATATTTCCTGACTTTCATGTGAATGgtctgtattttgtgttgcaatttaaaaaaattaaaataaagtaaaCATTTCTGAAATTCATCCTCAATATAAATTCCTCTCTCTACCTGTGGCATCAGAAGGTGGACCTGGACTGTGAAACTGCTTACATATGAGCTGTGGAGCAGAGCCCTATCAATGACTGAAAGAGAGACCCATTACATTAAATAACAAAATCAGTTTCCTTCTATTAAACATCAGATTCAATTGTTGTCATGCATTATGTTAAATACTTGTGAGACAAATGTTGCTTTTACGAAGCCAGTGGAGAGGCTGATGGTGAAACCAATCAAGCGGTTGGTTTGCGATATAAAAAGAAGCCATAGTTTGAATCAGGTGTACATGTGTCAAATGCTCTGTAATACTAACAATAgtattgaaaatgttacttctTCACATTTGATTACACTGAGTATCGTAATGATACGAGAGCACTCGAGTTCATCCTGTGGTCATAGATTCAttctcaaaaagaaaaacagggaaaCTCTAATCCACTGCCTGGGTAAGTGTCCCACACAATAGGAACATAATGTGTGAATTCACAACAAAGGTATCCGACTCGTTAGCTGGCAGGGAAATAACACTtttcactgatgctgtccttTAATGCTGGCaatcaagaagaagaagaggcaatTTATCAAACGAAAGATATCATTTTTTGATCATCATTTGTTGATTAAATCTCCCCACTTATCCTGGAAAAGTACCAATTACTTGTTAAATCATCACCATAATGTTAATTTCCCCATTCAGCAGACCTCTCAGTCACAAGCTAATCAGAATGAAGCATTTAGAGAGGCCTTGGCTTCATTCACATGGCAGATATATTTAAAGTGTGTTATactggaggaaagaaaacactgctcaAAAGATGACAAGTGATGCAGACTGGAAAATAAAGTGGCTCAACTGGTTCCtggataaaaatgtaatattactTGTTTGATGTCTTAACTTTTTTCCAACAGTGAAGCTTCAAGTTACTGAACATTTGGAGTCTTGGAGTGTTCAGCAAATACttagaaacaaataaaatacataaaaacgaTAAAAGGTCCCACACAGTCAAACTATGTCACCGTTAGGCGGTATGTGACTGAACCATCAGGCGACTGGGGAGCACCATTAATGTCACACTAAACACTGAGGTATTAactaaaaaatgtcaaataaaattaaaggaGCACAGGCCtgtatatgtgcgtgtgtatgtgtgtggaagAGAGCGCAGTGACATCCATGTGTAACTGAATCTGTATGACAGCTTGGGAGTGCGTCTGCTAGACAATACAACAGGAGGAGAAATAACCCGACACCTTGAGAGCAGGCGtgagtgtgagtttgtgtgctgTAGAGATAAAACATGAACCTGTATGAACTGTTTGGAGAGCACGACTGAAAAAGGCCAAAGGCTCAGGGAACTTTCCCTGagtaaataaaaactaaaaacaacacagtttcTATGCATTGTCTCTGAGTAGAgcatttatttgattatatgGGCGTGTGTTTGTATTCTAATTCACTCTTCTAATACTTGCCTGCATTCAGGACTAAACAATATATGTTTCCCATGGCAATGATGTCATGTTATTGaagtatactgtatgttgcagATGTCTCATGATCAGTTGGGGTGAAAAAGTTTCTGAAGCTGCTTCTAGGCGATTAGGGCAGAGCCAAACAATTTTACcagatgtttttctgcagcagctcagaggatcCTCCATCACACTAGACTGTGTTTGGGCAGAATCAAATATTTAATGACAGGACACACCAACTCTTCCATGGGATGAGTATGTATGCAGATGTCAATGTTTAAACTCATTCTGCTCTgactcacctcctcctctctgcatcttGTGGGTCCGTCCCTGGCAGGCTGATCGTGATGGAGGAGGGCGCCCCCACGTCGTATCTCTTCACCATCTTTCTGCACACCTTCATCTTCACCAGGGCGGAGTGGACCAGCCCCGCCAGCAGCCCCACGGCCGGCTGCAGCGCTTCGGGGAAGAAACTAGCAAAGGCAAAGTGGTCCGACATGTCCCCGCGGCCCCGGCTGTGCCTCTGGTAAAAGCGAAGGTAGACCCAGCCGGACAGGGCGCCGTAGCTGTACGCAGCCAGCGGGGCAGAGCTGTCGAGTAGCCCAGACAGGCGCAGTAAggccaagaggaggaggaccaAAGCTGGTGCCGCCTTGAGTCTCACCTGAGATGGCAGGGGGAGACAGATTTCAGTTCTTTGAACAAAAATCATCAGACAAGGGGATAGCTACTGTTTTGTCTGCAGACCACCATGGCTGCCAGTTCCCACTAATCGCTCAAGTCAGCTAGATTCAGGAATTGGAACACCGAACAATAGCTGGTTACATGCCAGGGTGGCAGGCAGGAGCCACAGTCAAAACGTACCAGAGTTTTGATAAGAGTACATTTCCTAATCTGTGAGGGAGATTACAGTGAAGTAACCCAGTTTTAAACAAACTCATAACAAGCACAAAAAGGCAAAATCACGGTGACTAAAGCAGAGTGGCCTGGTAGCAAAAAGAGACACATTAGGAATGTGTAGCTAATGGGCCTCTCGgcaaaaaacactgaaccctCCTCTGCACACGCAGTGTAAAATGCTCTGGAGCATCAGATTTcatcttaaaatgcaaatgaacagATCACACCTTTATCCAAATTTGGAAGACGGTCACATGCTACACAGGccaaacagagcaaacactcAACAGCTCAACCACTGGCCTGTAAACCACTGGCCTAAAGAGCTTCTATGCAATAGCATGATCATTGTATCTGACTCGAGTTTGACTGTTTGATATGAGCGTCCAGAAAATGATTAACACTCATTAAAAAAGCACTTCTGCTTCTGTTCTACAGGTAAATgacagtaaaaaacaaagatcCCCAGAAATCGAGTCAAACTATTTAACACTGTTTCGTAACTCCCCCAGCATAAGAGACTCAGGAAATTCACCCCACCCAAAAGGCACTctatacacacaaaaaactgaCGTTTAGATATACATTTACCATTGTCGTTCTTCTGTCTGTTAAAAGTGTGAGTCACCTCAGTTGTCTTCCTTGAGGCAGTAGTTTGTAGTGTTGTTAACAATAGTATAGCCTGATATGTGTATCTGTTTTAAGTGTTAGTAAGtgaatgttttcatgcaaaacCACATACTACAGCCACAGGTGACTGGAAGCAACACCCCTGGACGTGACAACATAAACCAAACATCATGGGCATTACTACATGTGGATTTGCAGCACTGATATATTATTGCATTGCAAGTTTTTTGGTATTTTACATGTTATGCTT
Proteins encoded:
- the tmem115 gene encoding transmembrane protein 115, which translates into the protein MNRYLPVARQHFLAALASTSVVVKSISAVVVLLYLLSWAVDTPYTLGVTPGYLFPPNFWVWTLVTHGVVEQHVWGVAANVGTVMACGRLLEPLWGALELLIFFAVVNVSAGLLAGLSYLLTYVATFDLDFLFAVRVHGAAGFLGGVLVALKQTMGDTTVLRVPQVRLKAAPALVLLLLALLRLSGLLDSSAPLAAYSYGALSGWVYLRFYQRHSRGRGDMSDHFAFASFFPEALQPAVGLLAGLVHSALVKMKVCRKMVKRYDVGAPSSITISLPGTDPQDAERRRQLALKALNERLKRVEDQSAWPSMDDEEDDDDDEVRTDTQPLLPGGRDPSSSTPRPAGGPVGASLPSTSSSSLSQNSGAPSTGGAPHPESSIISFEDAPSRS